From Triticum urartu cultivar G1812 chromosome 2, Tu2.1, whole genome shotgun sequence, a single genomic window includes:
- the LOC125536131 gene encoding probable glucomannan 4-beta-mannosyltransferase 7 isoform X1, with protein MEAAEIGGALLFALAAAAALFAAVSTGAIDFSRPLAVGGRVDFQEAISWFIGVFDGSSSSSAAGGVSLAEVYELWVRVRGRVIAPALQVAVWACMVMSVMLVVEALYNCVVSLGVKAVGWRPEWRFKWEPLAGDDEEKGGAHYPVVLVQIPMYNELEVYKLSIGAACELQWPKDRIIVQVLDDSTDPFIKNLVELECESWAVKGLNIKYATRSSRKGFKAGALKKGMEYDYAKQCEYVAIFDADFQPEPDFLLRTVPFFVHNPEVALVQARWSFVNDNASLLTRVQKMFFDYHFKVEQEAGSATFSFFSFNGTAGVWRAAAIKEAGGWKDRTTVEDMDLAVRATLKGWKFVYVGDIRVKSELPSTYKAYCRQQFRWSCGGAHLFRKVAKDILTAKDVSLIKKFHMLYSFFLVRRVVAPTVACILYNIILPISVMIPELFLPIWGIAYIPTVLLVVTAIRHPKNLHILPFWILFESVMTMHRMRAALSGLFELSEFNEWVVTKKTGNNFEDNEVPLLQKTRKRLRDRVNLREIVFSAFLFFCASYNLVFPGKTSYYFNLYLQGLAFVCLGLNFTGTCNCCQ; from the exons ATGGAGGCTGCAGAAATCGGCGGCGCTCTCCTGttcgccctcgccgccgccgcggccctcTTCGCCGCCGTCTCCACCGGCGCCATCGACTTCAGCCGCCCGCTCGCCG TGGGCGGGCGGGTGGACTTCCAGGAGGCCATCTCGTGGTTCATCGGCGTCTTCGAtggctcctcctcctcgtcggcgGCGGGGGGCGTGTCGCTGGCGGAGGTGTACGAGCTGTGGGTGCGGGTGCGGGGCCGGGTGATCGCGCCGGCGCTGCAGGTGGCCGTCTGGGCGTGCATGGTGATGTCGGTGATGCTGGTGGTGGAGGCCCTGTACAACTGCGTGGTCAGCCTCGGCGTCAAGGCCGTCGGCTGGCGCCCCGAGTGGCGGTTCAAGTGGGAGCCCCTCGCCGGCGACGACGAGGAGAAGGGGGGCGCCCACTACCCCGTGGTCCTCGTGCAGATACCCATGTACAATGAGCTGGAG GTGTACAAGCTGTCGATAGGGGCCGCATGTGAGCTCCAGTGGCCAAAGGACAGGATAATCGTCCAAGTGCTGGACGACTCCACCGATCCGTTTATCAAG AACTTGGTGGAGCTTGAATGTGAAAGCTGGGCGGTCAAGGGTCTGAACATCAAGTATGCCACGAGAAGCAGCCGGAAGGGGTTTAAAGCAGGAGCCCTGAAGAAGGGAATGGAATATGACTATGCCAAGCAGTGTGAATATGTTGCCATATTTGATGCTGATTTCCAGCCTGAACCAGACTTCCTTCTCAGAACAGTCCCGTTCTTCGTGCACAATCCAGAAGTTGCTCTTGTTCAAGCTCGGTGGTCGTTCG TGAATGACAATGCGAGCCTGTTGACAAGGGTACAAAAGATGTTCTTTGATTACCATTTCAAAGTTGAGCAAGAAGCAGGATCAGCAACCTTTTCCTTCTTCAGCTTCAATG GAACTGCTGGAGTGTGGCGTGCAGCAGCCATCAAAGAGGCAGGAGGTTGGAAGGACCGCACTACAGTTGAAGACATGGACTTGGCAGTCCGAGCAACCCTAAAGGGTTGGAAATTTGTATATGTCGGGGATATCAGA GTTAAGAGTGAATTGCCATCCACTTACAAGGCCTACTGTCGGCAGCAATTCCGGTGGTCATGTGGTGGTGCACATTTATTCCGAAAAGTAGCAAAAGATATTTTGACTGCTAAG GATGTATCTCTCATCAAGAAGTTCCATATGCTCTATAGCTTCTTCTTGGTTCGGAGAGTTGTGGCCCCTACTGTCGCGTGTATTCTCTACAATATCATACTTCCGATCTCAGTTATGATCCCAGAACTATTCCTACCAATCTGGGGGATCGCATATATTCCCACAGTACTTTTAGTGGTCACAGCCATTAGACATCCAAA AAATTTGCACATTCTGCCATTTTGGATTTTGTTCGAGAGTGTGATGACAATGCATCGCATGAGAGCTGCCCTCTCTGGTCTATTCGAATTATCAGAGTTCAACGAGTGGGTCGTGACAAAGAAAACAGGGAACAATTTTGAAGATAACGAAGTTCCCTTGTTACAGAAAACAAGGAAACGATTAAGAGACAG GGTTAATTTACGCGAGATTGTATTTTCGGCGTTTCTTTTCTTCTGTGCATCGTACAACCTTGTATTCCCTGGCAAGACTAGCTACTATTTTAATCTCTATCTCCAAGGACTAGCATTTGTATGTCTAGGGCTAAACTTCACTGGCACTTGCAATTGCTGTCAATGA
- the LOC125536132 gene encoding defective in cullin neddylation protein AAR3-like: MARPMGSSGFEAALAVCPAAAQAYSKYCGIVSGCTNANPREGLADLSRTIDNMEGMRDGIFGDIHKLMSVLEFDDVSQFNSFYDFVFFISRENGQKNITVQKALAAWRIVLVGRFRLLDRWCNFVEKYQRHNISEDAWQQLLAFSRCVNEDLEGYDPKGAWPVIIDDFVEHMHRIYRPSDCSSAMESQCSISNTFRGLNLLPGSKRKCPTQFNSSEESVELSEALRHSVQLTPSKRLKESSAPTRYGVWERDAGTPFFNSTPDCREDMNLHNSRGCLQNSPRVIEDGFSKGFEGCISMKCSF, encoded by the exons ATGGCTCGGCCCATGGGATCCAGCGGCTTCGAGGCTGCCCTAGCCGTgtgccccgccgccgcccaggCCTACTCCAAGTACTGCG GTATTGTATCCGGATGCACAAATGCGAACCCAAGGGAAGGGTTGGCGGATCTTTCACGAACTATAGATAATATGGAAGGAATGAG GGATGGAATATTTGGTGATATTCACAAGCTCATGTCAGTTCTTGAGTTC GATGATGTGAGCCAATTCAATTCCTTCTATGATTTTGTCTTCTTCATTTCTCGTGAAAATGGCCAAAAGAATATTA CTGTTCAGAAGGCTCTTGCAGCATGGAGGATAGTTCTTGTTGGAAGGTTCCGATTGCTTGACCGGTGGTGTAACTTTGTTGAG AAGTACCAACGTCACAACATTTCTGAGGACGCCTGGCAGCAGCTACTAGCTTTCAGCAGGTGTGTAAACGAGGATCTGGAAGGTTATGATCCAAAAG GTGCTTGGCCTGTCATAATTGATGATTTTGTGGAGCACATGCACAG AATCTACCGCCCTAGTGACTGCTCCAGTGCAATGGAATCACAATGCAGCATTTCCAATACATTTAGAG GTCTAAATCTATTACCTGGATCAAAGAGGAAATGCCCTACTCAGTTTAACTCCAGTGAAGAGAGCGTAGAGCTCTCAGAAGCTCTCAGACACTCTGTCCAACTTACCCCGTCGAAGCGACTTAAGGAAAGTTCCGCGCCTACTAGATATGGGGTTTGGGAGCGAGACGCAGGTACCCCTTTCTTTAACAGCACACCAGATTGTCGTGAGGACATGAATTTACACAACTCAAGAGGCTGCCTTCAGAACTCACCTCGTGTTATTGAGGATGGTTTTTCAAAAGGGTTTGAAGGTTGCATTTCAATGAAATGCTCATTTTAG
- the LOC125536131 gene encoding probable glucomannan 4-beta-mannosyltransferase 7 isoform X2, giving the protein MEAAEIGGALLFALAAAAALFAAVSTGAIDFSRPLAVGGRVDFQEAISWFIGVFDGSSSSSAAGGVSLAEVYELWVRVRGRVIAPALQVAVWACMVMSVMLVVEALYNCVVSLGVKAVGWRPEWRFKWEPLAGDDEEKGGAHYPVVLVQIPMYNELEVYKLSIGAACELQWPKDRIIVQVLDDSTDPFIKNLVELECESWAVKGLNIKYATRSSRKGFKAGALKKGMEYDYAKQCEYVAIFDADFQPEPDFLLRTVPFFVHNPEVALVQARWSFVNDNASLLTRVQKMFFDYHFKVEQEAGSATFSFFSFNGTAGVWRAAAIKEAGGWKDRTTVEDMDLAVRATLKGWKFVYVGDIRVKSELPSTYKAYCRQQFRWSCGGAHLFRKVAKDILTAKDVSLIKKFHMLYSFFLVRRVVAPTVACILYNIILPISVMIPELFLPIWGIAYIPTVLLVVTAIRHPK; this is encoded by the exons ATGGAGGCTGCAGAAATCGGCGGCGCTCTCCTGttcgccctcgccgccgccgcggccctcTTCGCCGCCGTCTCCACCGGCGCCATCGACTTCAGCCGCCCGCTCGCCG TGGGCGGGCGGGTGGACTTCCAGGAGGCCATCTCGTGGTTCATCGGCGTCTTCGAtggctcctcctcctcgtcggcgGCGGGGGGCGTGTCGCTGGCGGAGGTGTACGAGCTGTGGGTGCGGGTGCGGGGCCGGGTGATCGCGCCGGCGCTGCAGGTGGCCGTCTGGGCGTGCATGGTGATGTCGGTGATGCTGGTGGTGGAGGCCCTGTACAACTGCGTGGTCAGCCTCGGCGTCAAGGCCGTCGGCTGGCGCCCCGAGTGGCGGTTCAAGTGGGAGCCCCTCGCCGGCGACGACGAGGAGAAGGGGGGCGCCCACTACCCCGTGGTCCTCGTGCAGATACCCATGTACAATGAGCTGGAG GTGTACAAGCTGTCGATAGGGGCCGCATGTGAGCTCCAGTGGCCAAAGGACAGGATAATCGTCCAAGTGCTGGACGACTCCACCGATCCGTTTATCAAG AACTTGGTGGAGCTTGAATGTGAAAGCTGGGCGGTCAAGGGTCTGAACATCAAGTATGCCACGAGAAGCAGCCGGAAGGGGTTTAAAGCAGGAGCCCTGAAGAAGGGAATGGAATATGACTATGCCAAGCAGTGTGAATATGTTGCCATATTTGATGCTGATTTCCAGCCTGAACCAGACTTCCTTCTCAGAACAGTCCCGTTCTTCGTGCACAATCCAGAAGTTGCTCTTGTTCAAGCTCGGTGGTCGTTCG TGAATGACAATGCGAGCCTGTTGACAAGGGTACAAAAGATGTTCTTTGATTACCATTTCAAAGTTGAGCAAGAAGCAGGATCAGCAACCTTTTCCTTCTTCAGCTTCAATG GAACTGCTGGAGTGTGGCGTGCAGCAGCCATCAAAGAGGCAGGAGGTTGGAAGGACCGCACTACAGTTGAAGACATGGACTTGGCAGTCCGAGCAACCCTAAAGGGTTGGAAATTTGTATATGTCGGGGATATCAGA GTTAAGAGTGAATTGCCATCCACTTACAAGGCCTACTGTCGGCAGCAATTCCGGTGGTCATGTGGTGGTGCACATTTATTCCGAAAAGTAGCAAAAGATATTTTGACTGCTAAG GATGTATCTCTCATCAAGAAGTTCCATATGCTCTATAGCTTCTTCTTGGTTCGGAGAGTTGTGGCCCCTACTGTCGCGTGTATTCTCTACAATATCATACTTCCGATCTCAGTTATGATCCCAGAACTATTCCTACCAATCTGGGGGATCGCATATATTCCCACAGTACTTTTAGTGGTCACAGCCATTAGACATCCAAAGTAA